Genomic segment of Rhizobium glycinendophyticum:
TCGCATTGCGATAAAGGTTCGGGTAAACAAGTGAATCGTGGTTGCAGTCCGTCGTGCGGACATACCGCTTGCGAGGCTTGATTCCCAGGCCGTTGGCCCCGCATGACGCGGGCGACACGCTTGTGGTTGACCAAGTGGCCCCTTCGCAGAAGCTCGTGCGTTACGGGTCGGTACCCGTAGCCGGGCAGCTCGTCCTGGATATCCTCTATGATTGCAACGAGTTCCGTATCCCCAGGGTTCAACGCTCTCGCAGTTGATCGATAATAATAGCTGCTTCTCCGGAGATCGATCATTTGGCACCCCCGTCTGATAGAACAGGCCGGGGACCGGTGATGATGGAGGAGTTCCCGCTGTTGTCCGCGATCGCCTGGCGCGGTGTTTTTTCACCAGGTCCAGCTCCATGGTGAACTGGCCGACCTTGCGTTCAAGCGCCGCAATGTGTGCCTCGTACTCGGCAATAACGCTAGCCTCTGCTTCCTCGTCGTTCAGTTCACCACGATCGAACTGCGTGAGCCACAACTGGATGAGGTTAGCCGAAACACTTCTCCG
This window contains:
- a CDS encoding IS3 family transposase, whose amino-acid sequence is MIDLRRSSYYYRSTARALNPGDTELVAIIEDIQDELPGYGYRPVTHELLRRGHLVNHKRVARVMRGQRPGNQASQAVCPHDGLQPRFTCLPEPLSQCDPVAA